Proteins from a single region of Catenulispora acidiphila DSM 44928:
- a CDS encoding ASCH domain-containing protein — MTTRPTTDTTFCTYEMNLYRRYFDMVASGRKTIEVRVHYPKLRSLTTGDHIRFIYDTDSVLTRVKRVARYTSFEQMLDAEDAARVNPDSPHEQQLVDMRRIYSPEKEALGVLAIEIELA; from the coding sequence ATGACTACCCGGCCCACCACCGATACCACGTTTTGCACGTACGAGATGAACCTGTATCGCCGATACTTCGACATGGTCGCCTCCGGCCGCAAGACCATCGAGGTCCGCGTCCATTACCCCAAGTTGCGCAGCCTGACCACAGGTGACCACATCCGCTTTATTTACGACACAGACAGCGTTCTAACGCGCGTTAAGCGCGTGGCCCGCTACACCTCGTTCGAGCAAATGCTCGACGCCGAGGACGCCGCGCGGGTCAATCCTGACAGTCCACATGAGCAGCAACTCGTCGACATGCGCCGGATCTACAGCCCGGAGAAGGAAGCCCTCGGCGTCCTGGCTATCGAAATCGAACTCGCCTGA
- a CDS encoding Rossmann-fold NAD(P)-binding domain-containing protein: protein MDPATLVVQALVTGASAGLGDTATAAVSDGYSALKHVLVRRLSGRREALAQLQAIEGGSGGSTDELVHELVVAGAVDERLLADARRLLALTDPEGSTSGKYQLDLREARGVQIGDGNTQHNTFH, encoded by the coding sequence GTGGATCCGGCGACGTTGGTGGTGCAGGCGCTGGTCACCGGTGCCAGTGCGGGCTTGGGGGACACTGCCACGGCTGCGGTGTCCGACGGGTACAGCGCGCTGAAGCACGTGCTCGTTCGGCGGCTGTCCGGTCGGCGCGAAGCGCTGGCGCAGCTCCAGGCGATCGAGGGCGGCAGTGGCGGTTCCACCGATGAGTTGGTGCACGAGCTTGTCGTGGCCGGCGCTGTCGACGAGCGGCTGCTAGCCGACGCGCGGCGCCTGCTGGCTCTGACCGATCCGGAGGGCAGCACGTCCGGCAAGTATCAGCTCGATCTGCGCGAAGCACGCGGCGTGCAGATCGGCGACGGAAATACGCAGCACAACACATTCCATTAG
- a CDS encoding BP74-related protein: protein MQRTLKAAIGALAAVAMIALTAVPASAASASRAKDSDAAYFVMTDVTHEQFVVRLDDPTEIEHARDLLSGRTTDRPHVIGRITSRTAPYNPRWSYHLTPSTVHFFDFAIEVCDATIPYVEEHLDEAGGAFLPGYVWCDWSSRLVKEISAVQP, encoded by the coding sequence ATGCAACGTACCCTCAAAGCCGCCATCGGCGCACTCGCCGCTGTCGCGATGATCGCCCTCACCGCTGTGCCAGCGTCCGCCGCCTCGGCCTCGCGCGCAAAGGACAGCGACGCGGCGTACTTCGTCATGACTGACGTCACCCACGAGCAGTTTGTCGTGAGGCTGGACGATCCCACCGAGATCGAGCACGCACGGGACCTGCTGTCAGGCAGAACAACGGACCGGCCGCACGTTATCGGACGCATCACGTCCCGCACGGCGCCATACAACCCTCGTTGGAGCTACCACCTCACGCCGAGCACCGTCCACTTCTTCGACTTCGCCATCGAGGTCTGCGACGCCACGATCCCCTATGTCGAGGAACACCTCGACGAAGCCGGCGGAGCTTTCCTTCCCGGATACGTCTGGTGCGACTGGTCTTCGCGCCTGGTCAAGGAAATCTCGGCGGTGCAGCCGTAA
- a CDS encoding CBASS oligonucleotide cyclase has protein sequence MMSIEDAFGKFRTRLETTDRENATASARQQRIREQLASDLEIAEDFLTGSYRRQTKTKPLRDIDIMVVLRDTNFLNRDPAAILKEVVQILEPYYPGRVVSDRRAVRVDFGVARVTDLDDEIISFDVVPAFADGDNYLIPDDILGEWISTNPRIHAELATRANKDFADQWKPLIKMIKKWNQESGSPVQPGFLLEVMALDILSGPWTGRHPYELRGFFATAADRIDEGWPDPAGLGPDVSDVLDNDPAAMAVSRRALGEAEAACTRAIKHDQAGRTGEALAEWQRLFGSLFAKS, from the coding sequence ATGATGAGCATCGAGGACGCGTTCGGCAAGTTCCGAACCCGCCTGGAGACCACCGACCGCGAGAACGCCACCGCCAGCGCCCGCCAGCAGCGCATCCGGGAGCAACTCGCCAGCGACCTGGAGATCGCCGAGGACTTCCTGACCGGTTCCTACCGGCGTCAGACCAAGACCAAGCCGCTGCGCGACATCGACATCATGGTGGTCCTCCGGGACACGAACTTCCTAAACCGCGATCCCGCCGCGATCCTGAAGGAGGTCGTGCAGATCCTCGAGCCCTACTACCCGGGCCGTGTGGTCAGCGACCGCCGCGCGGTGCGCGTCGACTTCGGTGTCGCTAGAGTCACAGACCTGGACGACGAGATCATCTCCTTCGACGTGGTCCCCGCCTTCGCCGACGGCGACAATTACCTGATCCCTGATGACATCCTGGGGGAGTGGATCTCCACAAATCCGCGGATCCACGCCGAGCTGGCGACCCGTGCGAACAAGGACTTCGCCGACCAGTGGAAGCCGCTCATCAAGATGATCAAGAAGTGGAATCAGGAGAGCGGGTCGCCGGTGCAGCCCGGCTTTTTGTTGGAGGTCATGGCCCTCGACATCCTTTCGGGCCCGTGGACCGGGCGCCATCCGTACGAGCTGCGCGGCTTCTTCGCCACCGCCGCCGACCGCATCGACGAGGGCTGGCCGGACCCGGCCGGGCTGGGCCCGGACGTCTCCGACGTCCTTGACAACGATCCGGCGGCGATGGCCGTGTCTCGCCGGGCGCTCGGCGAGGCCGAGGCCGCGTGTACCCGCGCGATCAAGCATGACCAGGCTGGCCGCACCGGCGAGGCACTGGCCGAGTGGCAGCGCCTCTTCGGCTCGTTGTTCGCGAAGTCATGA
- a CDS encoding AAA family ATPase, translated as MTSRTSSASSRALPDVALPGVADARTLPDRQFADAWASIEFPEGVKERLLRTVIAKFRLRRTVPFETMPLHGVVLLTGVPGVGKTTVARGLADKTARTLHGIGDWAFIEVDPHALAGSALGRSQRAVEQLFGQTLSEAAADGPLVVLLDEVETLAADRSALSMEANPIDVHRAVDAALVGIDRLAQQHPDVLVIATSNFPGGIDPALTSRADAVFQIPLPDAVLRRRILESTAAAVAAAFPGAQSLCDPTVLDAAAQLSEGIDGRRLRKAVASACAWRPEALGDPENVTGEDLLAALQAMRVER; from the coding sequence ATGACCAGCCGCACATCTTCCGCGTCGAGCCGGGCGCTGCCCGACGTCGCGTTGCCGGGTGTCGCCGACGCCCGGACGCTTCCGGACCGGCAGTTCGCCGATGCGTGGGCGAGCATCGAGTTTCCGGAAGGTGTGAAGGAGCGCCTGCTGCGTACGGTGATCGCCAAGTTCCGGCTGCGCCGGACGGTGCCGTTCGAGACGATGCCGCTGCACGGCGTGGTGTTGTTGACCGGGGTGCCGGGGGTGGGCAAGACGACGGTCGCCCGCGGCCTGGCGGACAAGACGGCCCGGACGCTGCACGGCATCGGCGACTGGGCATTCATCGAGGTCGACCCGCACGCGCTGGCCGGCTCCGCGCTGGGCCGCAGCCAGCGCGCGGTGGAGCAGTTGTTCGGGCAGACGCTGTCCGAGGCTGCTGCGGACGGGCCGCTGGTGGTGCTGCTGGACGAGGTCGAGACCTTGGCGGCTGACCGCTCCGCGCTGTCGATGGAGGCCAACCCGATCGACGTCCACCGTGCGGTCGATGCCGCGCTGGTCGGGATCGACCGGCTGGCCCAGCAGCACCCCGATGTGTTGGTCATCGCGACCAGCAACTTCCCAGGGGGGATCGATCCGGCTCTGACCTCCCGTGCCGACGCGGTCTTTCAGATTCCGCTTCCGGACGCTGTCCTGCGGCGGCGGATCTTGGAGAGTACGGCCGCGGCGGTGGCGGCGGCCTTTCCCGGGGCGCAGTCCTTGTGCGATCCGACCGTGCTGGACGCGGCCGCGCAGTTGTCGGAGGGGATTGACGGGCGCAGGTTGCGCAAGGCGGTGGCTTCGGCCTGCGCCTGGCGGCCCGAGGCGCTCGGCGATCCGGAGAACGTCACCGGCGAGGACCTGCTCGCCGCGCTGCAGGCGATGCGGGTGGAGCGGTGA
- a CDS encoding ImmA/IrrE family metallo-endopeptidase, translated as MRRGFKTEAERLAERQRAQLGLQPVDPLKIFDLAENLGVRVYSASDLVDRSALEELERLQPGAFSAATFNMPDGDTVAVYNPLSEPGRTNSDIAHELAHILLGHRLRDLQKIGGNTFFACDPEQEEEANWLAGCLLLPRPLLLREAYAKATPEAIAHKYHVSISMARFRLNASGVMMQARRSPQRRP; from the coding sequence GTGCGAAGAGGTTTCAAAACCGAGGCCGAGCGCCTGGCCGAACGGCAGCGCGCACAGCTTGGCCTCCAGCCCGTCGATCCCCTGAAGATCTTCGATCTTGCTGAGAACCTCGGAGTCCGGGTGTACAGCGCCAGCGACCTAGTGGATCGCTCAGCCCTGGAAGAACTTGAACGACTCCAACCAGGAGCATTCTCCGCAGCCACCTTCAACATGCCCGACGGCGACACCGTCGCCGTATACAACCCCCTCAGCGAGCCGGGACGCACCAACAGCGACATCGCTCACGAACTCGCCCACATCCTCCTCGGCCACCGACTGCGCGACCTCCAAAAAATCGGAGGAAACACCTTCTTCGCATGCGATCCCGAGCAGGAGGAGGAAGCGAACTGGCTTGCCGGCTGTCTGCTCCTACCTCGGCCACTATTACTTCGCGAGGCTTACGCCAAGGCAACCCCAGAAGCCATTGCCCACAAGTATCACGTAAGCATTTCAATGGCTCGCTTCAGGCTCAATGCCAGCGGCGTCATGATGCAAGCACGCAGATCCCCGCAAAGGCGCCCATAG
- a CDS encoding helix-turn-helix domain-containing protein, with product MDDPVDISALQRLVQRHRAERGLSLRAAAEESEVPFNTLARVEKGHLPDLANFRRIVEWLGLPPERFFEPPRVRTESTPELIAYHLARDPNLSDAAAGRIAALVRDLYDTMAEPAGAVQVHLRAASTFTPQAARALGELLETIQAKLESRSGGAPSAEDR from the coding sequence GTGGACGACCCAGTGGACATCTCAGCGCTGCAGCGGCTCGTACAGCGCCATCGTGCTGAGCGCGGACTGAGTCTCCGCGCAGCGGCCGAAGAATCCGAAGTGCCTTTCAACACGCTCGCCCGCGTCGAGAAGGGACACTTGCCCGACCTCGCCAACTTCCGACGCATCGTCGAGTGGTTGGGCCTGCCCCCGGAGCGGTTCTTCGAGCCGCCGCGCGTACGTACCGAGAGCACTCCGGAGCTCATCGCTTACCACCTCGCGCGCGACCCGAATCTCTCCGACGCCGCCGCGGGACGGATCGCGGCCCTTGTGCGCGACCTTTACGACACCATGGCCGAGCCGGCTGGCGCCGTCCAGGTTCACCTGCGAGCGGCCAGTACCTTCACCCCGCAGGCCGCTCGCGCGCTGGGCGAGCTGCTGGAAACCATCCAAGCCAAACTCGAGTCACGCTCTGGCGGCGCCCCTTCGGCCGAGGACAGGTAG